tcactatctcaaaaagcattaataatagcttttaaaaagttcttaagtcctggcaatttaccaatttaccaaGTTTATTGATATACCTGCTGAACTTGAACATTGATAGAAAGTCAATATTACTTTTATACATTTTTTTTGTCTAGGACATACATTTTTGAATTTAGGAAAAGCTTCCACACAAGATACCAGGAAAATTTAAGACTGGGTGTGGGAGAAGCGAAGTATTTAAATAATTTTCCGCTGAGTATAACGTTCTAAGTTTATTTTTCTCTCCTTTTCCGATTGCGTTGGTTTGAATAAGCGGCGCCAAACGCCAACCTGCGCCCCCTCACCCACGGCGCTGTAACCTGAGAAGACGACACATTTGCTCGCTTGTAATCCCGAGACACGGAGACCATTGGGTTAACAAAGGCGTAAAGGAAACCGGCGTGGGGAACACGGTTTATAGCAAACCGAACTCGTCAATAAGCAAATTGGGGCGGGGGGGAACAACAACTTTAAAGGCGGTCGCCGCGGTTGGCTACGGAGGAAGCGATGATCAGCCCTAGGGGTTAGACAGTCTTGTGAGTCTCAGATAGGATTTGTAAAGAGAACATCTGCTGGAAGTGTGCGCTGGGACGCCCGACTTGCTGTACCAGCTCAGTAACTTTTATTTTAGACCTGGAAGGAAAGGAGTTTGCAGTTCTCCCTGGATGGACGtcttgagaagttgcagaatcagTTACTTCCTCGCTTGTCTCTTCAGTGTATTTCAGGGTGCGAAGCAAGCCGCGTTTTTAAATCATTGTACTGTATGTTTTATTTAATCGTGTTAACCTGAAATTATTCTGCGTAAAAAGGAGAGTACTACGTTCCATCTTGTCTCTTTTACTATTCCCCATTTTGTCTCCCATCTTCCCTCTTCGCCTCACTGGCCCTCCTCGACCCCTTTCTCCCTGGGTCCagcctcctctcctctcagattcctccttctacagcactttaccttttccacctatcacctcgcagcttctcacctcatcactacccccccccgcccctcacctggcctcacccatcaccttccagtttgtacTCCCCGGTCcgcccccccttcctttccaattctgatgaagggtctctgcttgAAACGTTGatggtttattcccctccacagacactgcctgatttgctgagttcctccaacattttgtgtgtgttgctcaggaaagCTGTTTGGAAAGTTTCAGACCAGGGAGTGGCGATTGATTGATGTACTTACTTATTGGGATATAGTGTGGAACTGGCCCCTCGAGCCACACTACACAGCAATCCCCCGGTttagtcctagcctaatcacgggacagtttacaatgaccaattaacctaccaatcggtacctctttgaaatgtgggaggaaaccggagcgcccggaggaaacccacgcagtcacaggagagcgtacaaacgccttacaggcagcggtgggaattgaacccagcttaTATTATAAGCAATGTGATATCTAAATAGACTGACGCTGAGTGATGATTCAAATGAAAGAGGAAAATAGAGTCCTGGGAATCGACAGGGAGAAGCAATACAGAGGCCATGAGTGATATTGAAGGATAGTGGAGTGGGAAGCAAGTTGGTTAATGGAATAAACACAAGGcactctgcagattctggaaatccagggcaatacacacaaagtgctggaggaactcagcaggtcaggcagcgtaaagcTGACAAGGTAGCATGGTGATTAGTGTAATGCTATGATAGTGTCAGCAAGCTGGGTCcatgtatgtttgtgatcttctgctgctgtagcacgtggttatttgagttacagtccttttcctgtcagcttcaaccaatccggccattctcccctgacttctctcattataaaagcattttttttttgcccacagaattgctgctcgcTGGCCTTTTTTGTTTTTCACGCCCTTCTCTTTAAATTCTAgtgacttgtgtgtgaaaatcccgggaactcagcagtttctgagatactcaaaccatccccatctggcaccaaccatcattccacggttaaagtcaattagatcacatttcttccccattctgacatttggtctgaacaacaactgaatatcttgactgtgtctgcatgcttttatgcactgagttgctgccacatgattggctaattagatatttgcattaatgagcaggtatacaggtttgtctaataaagtggccactgagcgttgTGTTTTAATAATGTTTCCTTTTGTCACCAGCATATTGTTGTACACAATGTGAAGACTGCATATCTTCCTACTGCTGCAGAGGTTCCCCTGCATACTGCTGCTCGTACTATGCCTACATTGGAAGTGCCCTTTCGTAAGTGTGACCAGTTCATAAAGTTGATCAAAGGATGACATTGATTtcttaagcacaagagattctgcagatgctggaagaccAGAGcactgcacacaaaatgctggaggaactcagcaagtcaggcagcatctacggaggggaataaacagtcaatatttcagactgagacccttcatcaggactggaaaggaagggggcagaaaccaagataaaaaggtggggagggggaggagtacaagctggcaggtgataggtgagagggaaggtaggtgggaggaggatgggtgatgatgtgagaagcagggaggggataggttgTCAAGAAAAAAGACTGAagtagggggaatctgataggacagtgaatcatggaagaaaggttggaaggaggagaaccagaggccTGAAGTCAGGCAGGTGAAaagaagagaaagggaaagagggtaAGCAGAATGGGGAGTGGATAAAGAGAGGAGGGACTGGAAagacattaccagaagttggagaaatcgatgttcactaTATCAAGTTGGAGaccacccagacggaatatgaggcgttgctcatccaacctgagaatggcctcatcgtggcagtagaggccatgggcagacatgtcagaatgagaatgggaagtcaaattgaaatgggtgaccaccAAGAGATCCTGCGTTTGGCAGCAGACAGCGGAAGTGCTTGACAAAGCGCATCctccagtctgcgtcaggtctcactgatgtagaggagcaCTAACTAAAATAGATTAAATTCTTTAtctggcttctgtgcctcctttcctttccagtcctgatgaaggtcccGGCCTGAAATAGTGATTGTTtatcaccattgatgctgcctgagttgctgagttccaACAGCCTTTTGTGCGGGCTTCTCATTGGGATTCGCCCTGTGGCTTTATGTGACTGCCATGTGTAACCAATATGCTGATATGAACAGTTGTtaatgtagatgctggaatttgaaACAAAAAGCAAATTGTTCAGCACTCAAACCCTCCAGTAGTTTATTATTTTGCCTTATCAaaatgctgatttattatcctctgcTTTCATCTGAGTCTTAATGACTCTGAATCCAGTTATTTTACTTTGATTTGTTTTAAAGTACAGGTTACTTTCTTACTGCCCGTTACGCTGCTggagtttagggcagcaatgagggTTCTCCATCCCTGGTGGTGTCCAGGCCTTCCTACAACATGTCAGCAGATTCCTCGCAGTTTTCACTGATGTCCACATGTAAGTCCTATGTGAATACTCAGGAATACTGCTGGACTCAAATGTAGAAGAATTCTTCagtgctgtttccgtaacaatttttttttgaccagtcagggttgttagcccttaGCTGaaaccccaaacctggaggaccgatgGACCATTCTTAggttggcctctaccctttgacctgtttggcatgggtaatcctaccaagagccaaagtgtaaagccctgattctagccaacacagctctccatGTCATTGAgtcatgcaagcctccaaaccctacgacaaggttgtggtcctcttggagaaaaGTACAGGTTAAGTATCCCTTAACCAAAATACACGATCGAGATCTTAATTTTTTACTTTATGcagagttttttttaatttttcattaACTAATGTttattacatatgtgaggtcacaTCTCAGAATGGTCTGTGACCTGTGCATGGCCCAGAAACCTTCTCAGCGccctgtggaattttccatttgtgacgtcaTGTCAGTGCTCGGAAAAATTTTAGACTTTGGAAGgttttggatttttgaatttcgtATATGGGGTACTCAACCTATCCTAATGAAATCACATGATATCAGTGATAGTGATAAGCAGAAGCAAAAATCTATTCTGATTGATTGGTACATTTGGTGCTTTTGAGAATGCTTGGGTTCTAATTTGAGCAATGTGCAGTTgtagttagaaccatagaacattacagcacagaaactggccttttggcccttcttggctgtgccaaaccatttttctgcctaatcccactgacctgcacctggcctatatccctccatacacctctcatccatgtacctgtccaagtttttcttaaatgttaaaagtgagcccgcatttaccacttcatctggcagctcattccacaatcccaccactctctgtgtgaagaaacccccccccaatgttccctttaaacttttcccccttcacccttaactcagTTCTctagtttttttctcccctagcctcagttgaaaaagcctgcttgcattcactctatctatacccatcataattttatatacctgtatcaaatctcctctcattcttctacgctccagggaataaagtcctaacctattcaacctttctctgtaactcagtttctcaagtccaggcaacatccttgtaaactttctctgcactctttcaaccttattaatatccttcctgtaattcagtggccaaaactgcacacaatactccaaattcagccttcccaatgccttatacaatctcaccataacattccaactcttatactcaatactttgatttataaaggccaatgtactgaaagctctctttactaccctatctacctgtgacaccacttgtagggaattttgtatctgtattcccagatccctctattctacagcactcctcagtgccctaccattta
The Hemitrygon akajei chromosome 5, sHemAka1.3, whole genome shotgun sequence DNA segment above includes these coding regions:
- the cyyr1 gene encoding cysteine and tyrosine-rich protein 1 isoform X2, producing the protein MDVLRSCRISYFLACLFSVFQAYCCTQCEDCISSYCCRGSPAYCCSYYAYIGSALSVLHQGKVETKTLGSLSLESIMSFVGYLSLEWKGVAR